In one Dermatophilaceae bacterium Sec6.4 genomic region, the following are encoded:
- a CDS encoding MFS transporter — MTNAAAQVPAQDVPAKRRRYEADHPKYKWVTLSNTTLGVLMATINASIVIISLPAIFRGIGLNPLGAGNVSYLLWTLMGYLVVSAVLVVTLGRLGDMFGRVKIYNLGFVVFTVASLILVVDPLHGSGGALWIILGRVIQGVGGAMLMANSTAILTDAFPSNQRGMALGINQVAAIGGSFLGLIVGGVLSEWHWRAIFLVSVPIGIFGTIWSYTSLHELGVKRRGTLDIPGNITFAVGVTSILVAITYGIQPYGGATMGWTNPWVLLGLIGGTLVLVAFGLIENRVSDPMFSMSLFKIKAFSAGNFAGLLASIGRGGMQFMLIIWLQGIWLPLHGYSYESTPLWAGIYLLPLTVGFLIAGPASGFMSDRVGARAFASGGLLITAATFVGLILIPVDFNYTVFAVLLFVNGIGSGMFSAPNTTAIMNSVPANQRGAASGMRATFFNSGTSLSIGIFFSLMIVGLAAHLPNALRTGLVAQHVAPSVANGVAGLPPVGSMFAAFLGFNPIQSLLGPTGALKQVPAANAQTLTGKEFFPHLLSGPFHSGLVVVFTAAAVMMVIAAIASLMRGGHYVHNDDDDDFSEPEPAQGQNVEQHA, encoded by the coding sequence ATGACCAACGCCGCCGCCCAGGTCCCCGCGCAGGACGTGCCCGCAAAGCGCCGCCGCTATGAAGCCGATCACCCGAAGTACAAATGGGTCACGCTGTCCAACACCACCCTCGGCGTCCTGATGGCCACGATCAACGCATCCATCGTGATCATCTCGCTGCCCGCGATCTTCCGTGGCATCGGGCTGAACCCGCTGGGCGCGGGAAACGTCAGCTACCTGCTCTGGACGCTGATGGGATATCTGGTCGTATCGGCGGTGCTGGTCGTGACGCTCGGGCGCCTCGGGGACATGTTCGGCCGGGTCAAGATCTACAACCTCGGGTTCGTGGTCTTCACGGTGGCCTCGCTGATCCTGGTCGTCGATCCGCTGCACGGCAGCGGCGGGGCGTTGTGGATCATCCTCGGCCGGGTGATCCAGGGGGTCGGCGGGGCGATGCTGATGGCGAACTCGACCGCGATCCTGACCGATGCCTTTCCGTCCAACCAGCGCGGGATGGCCCTGGGCATCAACCAGGTTGCCGCCATCGGTGGGTCGTTCCTCGGCCTGATCGTCGGTGGGGTGCTGTCCGAGTGGCACTGGCGGGCAATCTTCCTGGTGAGCGTGCCGATCGGCATCTTCGGCACCATCTGGTCCTACACCTCGCTGCACGAGCTCGGCGTCAAGCGCCGCGGCACCCTCGACATACCGGGCAACATCACCTTCGCCGTCGGAGTGACCTCGATCCTGGTCGCGATCACCTACGGCATCCAGCCCTACGGCGGCGCCACGATGGGTTGGACCAACCCGTGGGTACTGCTCGGGCTGATCGGCGGCACGTTGGTACTGGTGGCGTTCGGGCTGATCGAGAACCGGGTCAGCGATCCGATGTTCTCGATGTCTCTGTTCAAGATCAAGGCCTTCTCGGCCGGCAACTTCGCCGGACTGCTCGCCTCGATCGGTCGCGGCGGCATGCAGTTCATGCTGATCATCTGGCTGCAGGGGATCTGGCTGCCGCTGCACGGCTACAGCTACGAGTCGACACCACTGTGGGCCGGCATCTACCTGCTCCCACTGACGGTGGGCTTCCTGATCGCCGGTCCTGCATCGGGGTTCATGTCAGACCGGGTCGGCGCCCGCGCCTTCGCCAGTGGTGGGCTGCTGATCACCGCAGCGACCTTCGTCGGGCTGATCCTGATCCCCGTCGACTTCAACTACACCGTCTTCGCAGTGCTGCTGTTCGTGAACGGAATCGGCTCAGGGATGTTCTCCGCGCCCAACACCACCGCGATCATGAACAGTGTCCCGGCGAACCAGCGCGGCGCCGCCTCGGGGATGCGCGCGACGTTCTTCAACTCCGGTACGTCGTTGTCGATCGGCATCTTCTTCTCGCTGATGATCGTCGGACTCGCCGCGCACCTGCCGAACGCGCTGCGTACCGGGCTGGTCGCTCAACATGTGGCGCCGAGCGTCGCCAACGGGGTAGCGGGTCTGCCCCCGGTGGGCTCGATGTTCGCGGCGTTCCTCGGCTTCAACCCGATCCAGTCGCTCCTCGGGCCGACAGGCGCCCTGAAGCAGGTACCAGCAGCCAATGCGCAGACGCTGACCGGCAAGGAGTTCTTCCCGCACCTGCTCAGCGGGCCGTTCCACAGTGGTCTCGTCGTGGTGTTCACCGCGGCCGCCGTGATGATGGTCATAGCCGCGATTGCCAGCCTGATGCGTGGTGGGCACTACGTGCACAACGACGACGACGACGACTTTTCGGAGCCTGAGCCTGCACAGGGTCAGAACGTCGAGCAGCACGCCTGA
- the dapB gene encoding 4-hydroxy-tetrahydrodipicolinate reductase, which translates to MSERTPVAVIGARGRMGSAAVRALGEAADLQVVGTFEHGDALGDLGGARVVVELTTPDASPANVAYCVFAGVHVVVGTTGWSPARLQTLEEQLREAPGVGVLIAPNFSLGALLMMSFAQRAAAFYESVEVVETHHPDKVDAPSGTAARTASLIAAARADAGLGGLPDATASDPDGARGALVAGIPVHSLRMRGRVAHQEVAFGAPGEALTIRHDSFDRVSFMPGILAAVRAIADRPGLTVGLEQLLNL; encoded by the coding sequence GTGAGTGAGCGAACACCTGTTGCCGTGATCGGAGCCCGCGGGCGGATGGGGTCCGCCGCAGTCCGAGCACTGGGCGAGGCCGCCGATCTGCAGGTGGTCGGAACGTTCGAGCACGGCGATGCGCTGGGCGACCTCGGTGGTGCCCGGGTCGTCGTCGAGCTCACCACGCCCGATGCGTCACCGGCCAACGTCGCGTACTGCGTATTTGCGGGCGTGCATGTCGTGGTGGGTACGACCGGATGGTCACCGGCGCGTCTGCAGACTCTGGAGGAGCAACTTCGTGAGGCGCCCGGCGTCGGAGTGCTGATCGCCCCCAACTTCTCGCTCGGCGCGCTGTTGATGATGTCTTTCGCGCAGCGGGCGGCTGCCTTTTACGAGTCGGTCGAGGTGGTGGAGACCCACCACCCGGACAAGGTGGATGCCCCCTCGGGCACGGCAGCGCGTACGGCGTCGCTGATCGCAGCGGCTCGTGCCGACGCCGGTCTCGGTGGGCTGCCCGACGCGACCGCCAGCGATCCCGACGGTGCTCGCGGAGCGTTGGTGGCGGGTATACCGGTGCATTCGTTGCGGATGCGCGGTCGGGTGGCGCACCAGGAAGTTGCGTTCGGTGCGCCGGGGGAGGCGTTGACGATCCGGCACGATTCGTTCGACCGGGTCAGTTTCATGCCGGGCATACTGGCGGCCGTGCGGGCCATCGCAGATCGGCCCGGCCTGACGGTCGGGCTGGAACAGCTGCTGAATCTCTGA
- a CDS encoding GNAT family N-acetyltransferase encodes MTELTPTPDAAVRTARSTDAEQVGAVQALLWRAAYGRFLSPELLAEFTPEAFGAVWAQSLTAPPSPRHRLLVATQGQDLVGFVAVGPATTDSATTDPVNDVEGTGPTGEILVGGVLDTHRRTGHGSRLLNAAVDTLRAGDFGRVEMWALALDTQTLDFAEQAGLEADGAWRERALPGDAVARELRLRAWIGPQDS; translated from the coding sequence ATGACTGAGTTGACCCCCACCCCCGACGCCGCCGTGCGCACTGCCCGCAGCACCGACGCCGAGCAGGTCGGTGCCGTGCAGGCGCTGCTGTGGCGGGCGGCCTACGGGCGGTTCCTCAGCCCGGAGCTGCTGGCCGAATTCACCCCGGAAGCGTTCGGGGCGGTCTGGGCGCAGTCGCTCACGGCGCCGCCGAGTCCGCGCCACCGGCTGCTCGTCGCCACGCAGGGGCAGGATCTGGTCGGTTTCGTCGCGGTCGGGCCGGCGACGACCGATTCGGCAACGACGGACCCCGTCAATGACGTCGAGGGCACGGGGCCGACGGGCGAGATCCTGGTCGGCGGGGTGCTGGACACCCATCGCCGCACGGGCCACGGATCACGGTTGCTCAATGCCGCTGTCGACACATTGCGTGCCGGCGATTTTGGCCGGGTCGAGATGTGGGCGCTGGCGTTGGACACCCAGACCCTGGACTTCGCAGAGCAAGCCGGACTCGAGGCCGACGGCGCCTGGCGCGAGCGTGCACTGCCAGGCGATGCAGTCGCACGTGAGCTTCGCCTGCGGGCCTGGATCGGCCCGCAGGACTCCTGA
- a CDS encoding dihydrofolate reductase, which yields MTITLIAAVARNGVIGRDGDMPWHVPGEQRGFKAATMGHPMLMGRKTFEAMGALPGRRSIVLTRDPHFEAAGVEVAHDLDEALLLTQDEDLFVAGGAQIYALTMPFADRLLLSAIALEVDGDTLFPGWPYSSSHTWHETDRVAHDGWEVLTYERRRPRAQIERGDRIGRGAHQKVGASVAIIRDGRLLITRREDNGLWCLPGGGVDAGETWAEAAIREAREETGLQIAIDGVLAAYANPDVVIRYPDGHRTQIFGVCFRAHVVAGEASTSDEVTEVRWVTEQDASRLPFIPTAQRLVPQAFSTAETVSYD from the coding sequence ATGACGATCACCCTGATCGCAGCAGTCGCGCGTAACGGCGTCATCGGTCGCGACGGCGACATGCCCTGGCACGTCCCAGGCGAACAACGCGGTTTCAAAGCCGCCACCATGGGCCATCCGATGCTGATGGGTCGCAAGACCTTCGAGGCAATGGGTGCGCTGCCCGGCCGACGTTCGATCGTCCTCACCCGCGACCCGCACTTCGAAGCGGCCGGTGTCGAGGTTGCGCACGACCTCGACGAGGCGTTGCTGCTCACCCAGGACGAGGATCTCTTCGTCGCCGGCGGTGCGCAGATCTACGCACTCACAATGCCGTTTGCCGACCGTTTGCTGCTGTCCGCGATCGCGTTGGAGGTCGACGGCGACACATTGTTCCCCGGCTGGCCGTACAGCAGCTCGCACACCTGGCACGAGACCGACCGCGTAGCCCATGACGGCTGGGAGGTGCTCACCTACGAGCGCCGCAGGCCGCGCGCCCAGATCGAGCGGGGCGACCGTATCGGGCGTGGCGCCCATCAGAAGGTCGGCGCCAGTGTCGCCATCATCCGCGACGGCAGGTTACTCATCACCCGCCGCGAGGACAACGGACTGTGGTGCCTACCCGGCGGTGGCGTCGATGCCGGTGAGACCTGGGCCGAGGCCGCGATCCGTGAAGCCCGCGAAGAGACCGGCCTGCAGATCGCCATCGACGGGGTGCTCGCCGCATACGCCAACCCCGATGTCGTCATCCGCTACCCCGATGGTCATCGCACCCAGATCTTCGGCGTGTGCTTCCGCGCCCACGTGGTCGCCGGAGAGGCGAGCACCTCCGACGAGGTGACCGAGGTCCGTTGGGTGACCGAGCAGGACGCCTCGCGGTTGCCGTTCATTCCCACCGCCCAGCGGCTGGTGCCGCAGGCGTTTTCTACCGCAGAGACAGTGAGCTATGACTGA
- a CDS encoding thymidylate synthase, with protein MDQYLSLLRRTLDEGARKDDRTGTGTLSVFGHQMRFDLSAGFPVTTTKKLHLRSIFGELLWFLRGDTNVAWLHERKISIWDEWADSHGDLGPIYGHQWRSWPTPDGHHIDQLARVIEAIRTTPDSRRLVVSAWNVADVEDMALPPCHTMFQFYVAPPDEQGIRRLSCQLYQRSADVFLGVPFNIASYALLTSMVAQVTGLGVGDFVHTIGDAHLYLNHLDQAREQLSRTPGALPTLRLNPQRTEIDHFELEDIALEGYVAAPSIRAPIAV; from the coding sequence GTGGATCAGTACCTGTCGCTACTGCGGCGCACCCTTGATGAAGGTGCTCGCAAAGACGACCGCACCGGCACCGGCACACTGTCGGTCTTCGGTCATCAGATGCGCTTCGACCTGAGCGCGGGCTTTCCCGTCACGACTACCAAAAAGCTGCATCTACGCTCTATTTTCGGCGAATTGTTGTGGTTCCTGCGTGGCGACACCAACGTGGCCTGGCTGCACGAGCGCAAGATCTCGATCTGGGATGAATGGGCTGACTCACACGGCGACCTCGGTCCGATCTACGGGCATCAGTGGCGCTCCTGGCCTACTCCTGACGGCCATCACATCGACCAACTCGCACGGGTCATCGAGGCGATCCGCACGACACCGGACTCCCGTCGTCTCGTCGTATCTGCGTGGAATGTGGCCGATGTCGAGGACATGGCCCTGCCGCCGTGCCACACAATGTTCCAGTTCTACGTCGCTCCCCCGGATGAGCAGGGCATTCGCCGGCTGTCCTGTCAGCTCTATCAACGCTCTGCCGATGTATTTCTCGGTGTGCCGTTCAATATCGCGTCGTATGCGCTGCTCACCTCGATGGTCGCGCAGGTAACTGGTCTGGGTGTCGGCGACTTCGTGCACACCATCGGTGACGCGCACCTCTACCTCAACCACCTGGACCAGGCACGCGAGCAACTGAGTCGTACGCCCGGTGCACTGCCGACGCTGCGGCTGAACCCGCAGCGCACCGAGATCGACCATTTCGAGTTGGAGGACATCGCCCTCGAGGGCTACGTGGCCGCCCCTTCCATCAGGGCGCCGATCGCCGTATGA
- the dapA gene encoding 4-hydroxy-tetrahydrodipicolinate synthase — protein MTSTPFGRMVTAMVTPMHDDGSIDYDGVQQLASYLADHGNDGLVVNGTTGESATTTDEENVETVRAVVEAVGDRVRVTAGVGTNDTAHSCHAAEALAAAGAHAALIVTPYYNKPPQDGIVEHFRAVCSATGLPAMAYDIPGRTGTALAGDTIRRLAQIPEIRAVKDAKGDFFAASELMHDTDLLWYSGDDVVNLPWLALGAVGCVSVVGHVAGSQYAELIAAMDRGDLARAREIHTHLIPAVNAVMHTTQGAIMAKAAMKLLGVIQSDFVRLPLLPATPEHLDVLREGLRRSGVL, from the coding sequence ATGACGTCCACGCCCTTCGGCCGGATGGTCACCGCAATGGTGACCCCGATGCACGACGACGGTTCGATCGACTACGACGGCGTGCAGCAGCTGGCGTCCTACCTCGCAGATCACGGCAACGACGGTCTGGTCGTCAACGGCACAACCGGTGAGTCGGCCACGACCACCGACGAGGAGAACGTCGAGACGGTACGGGCCGTCGTCGAGGCGGTCGGCGACCGGGTGCGGGTCACGGCGGGCGTCGGCACCAACGACACCGCGCACTCCTGCCATGCAGCCGAGGCGCTCGCCGCAGCCGGCGCGCACGCGGCGCTCATCGTGACCCCGTACTACAACAAACCTCCGCAGGACGGCATTGTCGAGCACTTCCGTGCAGTGTGCAGCGCGACCGGGCTACCCGCGATGGCCTACGACATCCCCGGCCGCACCGGTACAGCCCTGGCCGGCGACACCATCCGCCGCCTCGCTCAGATTCCCGAGATCCGAGCCGTCAAGGATGCCAAAGGCGACTTCTTTGCGGCGAGCGAACTGATGCACGACACCGATCTGCTCTGGTATTCCGGCGATGACGTGGTCAATCTGCCATGGCTCGCGCTCGGCGCCGTCGGCTGCGTCAGCGTCGTCGGCCACGTCGCCGGGAGCCAATACGCTGAGTTGATCGCGGCCATGGACCGGGGCGACCTGGCGCGCGCCCGCGAGATCCACACCCACTTGATCCCCGCTGTGAACGCGGTGATGCACACCACGCAGGGCGCCATCATGGCCAAAGCCGCGATGAAGCTGCTCGGCGTCATCCAGTCCGATTTCGTCCGGTTGCCACTGCTGCCGGCCACACCCGAACACCTCGACGTTCTACGCGAGGGACTTCGCCGATCAGGAGTTCTGTGA